The Phycisphaeraceae bacterium genome has a window encoding:
- a CDS encoding glycosyltransferase encodes MSPTILVIPCYNEAARLDERAFLNFVDGAEGIDLLCVDDGSTDETGTILERLAAQRPGRIAALTLPRNMGKAEAVRRGFLAAFDRHPTHVGFWDADLATPLEDAIQFRAFLDSRPDLEAVFGSRVNLLGRHVRRGLLRHYVGRVFATLAVLALGIPIYDTQCGAKLFRASDRLRSVFEKPFGTRWVFDVEIIARMAQVWDGRGVPHVRDLIFEMPLMVWRDVKGSKIRMTDFFRVGMDLMYVARTYPRTGR; translated from the coding sequence ATGTCACCCACCATTCTGGTCATTCCGTGCTACAACGAGGCCGCGCGGCTGGATGAGCGTGCGTTTCTGAACTTCGTGGACGGTGCGGAGGGCATTGACCTGCTCTGCGTGGACGATGGCAGCACGGACGAAACCGGAACGATTCTGGAGCGGCTGGCGGCGCAGAGACCGGGTCGGATTGCGGCCCTCACCCTGCCACGCAACATGGGGAAGGCGGAAGCCGTTCGCCGGGGGTTCCTGGCGGCGTTCGACCGTCATCCGACCCATGTCGGGTTCTGGGATGCTGACCTGGCGACGCCGCTGGAGGACGCCATTCAGTTTCGCGCGTTTCTCGACTCCCGACCCGATCTGGAGGCCGTCTTCGGATCGCGCGTCAACCTGCTCGGGCGCCACGTTCGTCGAGGGCTGCTGCGGCACTACGTCGGGCGCGTCTTCGCCACGCTCGCGGTGCTGGCGCTGGGCATCCCCATCTACGACACGCAGTGCGGGGCCAAGCTGTTCCGAGCGTCCGACCGGCTCAGGTCCGTCTTCGAGAAGCCGTTCGGCACGCGCTGGGTTTTTGACGTGGAGATCATCGCACGCATGGCCCAGGTGTGGGATGGTCGCGGCGTTCCGCACGTCCGTGACCTGATCTTTGAAATGCCGCTCATGGTGTGGCGCGACGTGAAGGGGTCGAAGATTCGCATGACCGATTTCTTCCGCGTCGGAATGGACCTGATGTACGTGGCGCGCACGTATCCGCGGACCGGGCGATGA
- a CDS encoding FkbM family methyltransferase has product MKGSLLRAVVLRPVRWWLTLLRTESPRVGACARAWRVALMLPPFGALYALLRVRALAVEPLEVPTTTRLGLTFTSRLPDLIQMYLHLFGVWEPDLLTFVRRRLAPGDTFIDIGANVGAFTLPAAARVGERGRVIAIDASPAMIDDLRANLERNNLAPRVRVVHAAVSDHPGMLDLYAGPSHNVGLTSTEPHRGMRRVGGVRAAPPGDLLSDAELSAARLIKIDVEGGENRVLAGFAQLLDRLSPEVEIVVELSPHWWRESGVTSADVLRPFLAAGFHVYAVPNNYWPWRLLWSEDVSPPRRLRADLSHLTARVDVVLSRVDAETL; this is encoded by the coding sequence ATGAAGGGTTCCCTGCTGCGAGCCGTGGTGCTTCGTCCCGTCCGCTGGTGGCTGACGCTGCTGCGGACGGAGTCGCCGCGCGTGGGCGCGTGCGCGCGAGCGTGGCGCGTGGCGCTCATGCTGCCGCCGTTCGGCGCGCTGTACGCGCTGCTGCGCGTGAGGGCGCTGGCGGTCGAACCGCTTGAAGTTCCGACCACGACGCGACTGGGGTTGACGTTCACGAGCCGCCTGCCTGATCTGATCCAGATGTACCTGCACCTGTTCGGCGTGTGGGAGCCGGACCTGCTGACGTTTGTCCGACGCCGACTGGCGCCGGGTGACACCTTCATCGACATCGGGGCCAACGTGGGGGCGTTCACGCTGCCCGCGGCGGCACGGGTGGGGGAGCGGGGACGGGTCATCGCCATCGACGCCTCGCCCGCGATGATCGACGACCTGCGTGCCAACCTGGAGCGCAACAACCTGGCGCCGCGGGTTCGCGTGGTCCACGCGGCGGTCTCCGATCATCCAGGCATGCTGGATCTCTATGCCGGTCCATCGCACAACGTGGGGCTGACCTCCACCGAGCCGCACCGCGGCATGAGGCGGGTAGGGGGGGTGCGGGCCGCCCCGCCGGGCGACCTGCTGTCGGATGCGGAGCTGTCCGCCGCCCGATTGATCAAGATCGACGTGGAAGGGGGCGAGAATCGCGTCCTGGCGGGATTCGCGCAACTGCTCGATCGACTGTCGCCCGAGGTCGAAATTGTCGTGGAACTCTCGCCTCACTGGTGGCGTGAGTCGGGCGTCACGTCGGCGGACGTGCTGCGGCCCTTTCTGGCGGCGGGGTTTCACGTCTACGCCGTGCCGAACAATTACTGGCCCTGGCGCCTGCTGTGGTCGGAGGATGTCTCGCCCCCGAGGCGGCTTCGGGCCGATCTCTCTCATCTGACCGCGCGGGTGGATGTGGTGCTGTCGCGCGTCGATGCGGAGACGCTGTGA
- the hemW gene encoding radical SAM family heme chaperone HemW: MNQQSTAASFPLPQRESARSGQAQAGIDDIQTAAAVGLSPLSRIHAAYLHVPFCFHKCHYCDFYSFVDAKDRQEPFVDRLIAELRAYANFRGTDGDVLETIFVGGGTPTLLRPDLWRRLLPELRRCLRPAAEAEFTVEANPETVTPELAAILAQGGVNRVSIGAQSFHPRHLKTLERWHDPANVERAMMIFRDAGITNLNLDLIFAIPGQTVDDWLADLEQAVALEPMHLSCYGLTYEPNTAMTVRLRAGRIEPVDEEVEAAMYESALDRLAEAGFEQYEISNWSRPGMASRHNLHYWRNGNWWAFGPSASGHLDGVRWKNVPRLSDYLAVTPWSPVTDVEGMDADRRLGERLMLGLRLREGLLHADLRTWLADDAEGRWGVIEQAMKARMMELHQDRIRLTRQGMLVADSILADLV, from the coding sequence GTGAACCAGCAATCGACGGCGGCTTCGTTCCCGCTTCCCCAGCGGGAATCGGCGCGATCCGGTCAGGCCCAGGCCGGAATCGATGACATTCAGACGGCGGCGGCCGTCGGGCTGTCACCATTGAGCCGCATCCACGCCGCGTACCTGCATGTTCCCTTCTGTTTTCACAAGTGCCACTACTGCGACTTCTACAGTTTCGTTGACGCGAAGGACCGACAGGAGCCGTTCGTGGATCGGCTGATCGCCGAACTGCGGGCCTATGCGAATTTCCGAGGCACGGACGGCGATGTCCTTGAAACGATCTTCGTCGGCGGCGGAACCCCCACGCTGCTGCGTCCGGATCTGTGGCGACGCCTGCTGCCGGAGCTGCGCCGCTGCCTGCGTCCGGCGGCTGAGGCGGAGTTCACCGTGGAGGCCAACCCCGAAACGGTGACGCCGGAACTGGCCGCGATTCTGGCGCAGGGAGGCGTCAACCGCGTCAGCATCGGGGCACAGTCGTTTCACCCGCGTCACCTCAAGACGCTGGAGCGATGGCACGATCCTGCGAACGTCGAGCGGGCCATGATGATCTTCCGCGACGCGGGCATCACCAATCTCAATCTCGACCTGATCTTCGCCATTCCCGGTCAGACGGTGGACGACTGGCTGGCGGACCTTGAACAGGCCGTCGCGCTTGAACCCATGCACCTCAGCTGCTACGGCCTGACCTATGAGCCGAACACGGCCATGACCGTCCGTCTGCGGGCCGGACGCATTGAACCGGTGGATGAGGAGGTCGAGGCGGCGATGTACGAGTCCGCGCTGGACCGTCTGGCCGAGGCAGGGTTCGAGCAGTACGAGATCAGCAACTGGTCACGTCCGGGCATGGCAAGCCGTCACAACCTGCACTACTGGAGGAACGGCAACTGGTGGGCGTTCGGGCCCAGCGCCTCGGGTCATCTGGACGGGGTTCGCTGGAAGAACGTACCGCGGCTGAGCGACTATCTGGCGGTGACCCCCTGGTCGCCCGTGACGGATGTGGAAGGGATGGACGCCGATCGACGTCTGGGCGAGCGGCTCATGCTCGGATTGCGGCTTCGCGAAGGGCTGCTTCATGCCGACCTGCGGACATGGCTGGCCGATGATGCGGAGGGTCGATGGGGGGTCATTGAGCAGGCCATGAAGGCGCGGATGATGGAGTTGCATCAGGATCGCATCCGTCTTACCCGTCAGGGGATGCTCGTCGCCGATTCCATCCTCGCCGACCTGGTCTGA
- a CDS encoding isoprenyl transferase: protein MTTPPITSAPASTLPDTPTLRRGAAERLSIPLDRLPRHIAVIMDGNGRWANRRGLPRLEGHKVGAEAVRRTITECGRLGIEVLTLYSFSQENWKRPADEVDGLMSLALHHLVAEREELIRNNVRFRSIGRRDRLAPAVLRELDATRQATAHCTGLTLLLAINYGSRAEIVDACRLLAQEVAAGRLQPHQIDEHLFASRLDTAGLPDPDLLIRTAGERRLSNYLLWQLSYAEIHVTDVLWPDFAEPDLHQAILDYAGRERRFGAVAVKG from the coding sequence ATGACCACGCCCCCGATCACGTCCGCTCCCGCCTCCACCCTGCCCGATACGCCCACGCTCCGGCGCGGCGCCGCGGAACGGCTGAGCATCCCGCTCGATCGGCTGCCCCGGCACATCGCGGTCATCATGGACGGCAATGGCCGCTGGGCGAATCGGCGCGGGCTGCCGCGCCTCGAGGGCCACAAGGTCGGCGCCGAGGCGGTGCGCCGCACCATCACGGAATGCGGACGACTGGGCATCGAAGTTCTCACGCTCTATTCCTTCTCGCAGGAGAACTGGAAGCGCCCCGCCGACGAAGTGGACGGGCTGATGTCACTGGCACTCCACCACCTGGTGGCGGAGCGTGAGGAGCTCATCCGCAACAACGTGCGCTTCCGCTCGATCGGGCGACGTGACCGGCTCGCCCCCGCGGTGCTGCGCGAGCTTGACGCCACGCGCCAGGCCACGGCCCACTGCACCGGGCTCACGCTGCTGCTGGCGATCAACTACGGCTCGCGGGCCGAGATCGTGGACGCCTGCCGCTTGCTGGCCCAGGAGGTCGCCGCGGGACGATTGCAGCCGCACCAGATCGACGAGCACCTGTTCGCCTCGCGGCTCGATACCGCCGGCCTGCCGGACCCGGACCTGCTCATCCGCACCGCAGGCGAGCGGCGGCTGAGCAACTACCTGCTCTGGCAGCTCAGCTACGCCGAGATTCACGTCACCGACGTGCTCTGGCCGGATTTCGCGGAGCCCGACCTGCATCAGGCCATTCTCGACTACGCCGGGCGTGAGCGACGCTTCGGCGCGGTGGCGGTGAAGGGTTGA
- a CDS encoding adenylosuccinate synthase, giving the protein MASASSHVARSPHRSQVTSDHRHTAVVGLQWGDEGKGKIVDLLTADHDVIVRYNGGANAGHTVVVGDQKYAMHLLPSGALNADKISVIGNGVVVDPEKLLEEIDRLRARGIEVGRNLCVSDRAHVVMPYHKQHDAALEQVLTGAVKGGADDLSIGTTRRGIGPAYADKVHRSTSIRMGDLLDRALLQRKLNLICRLRTEELKALGVDAPPLDPDELTRTYAAFGQRLAMHITDTTYLLHDLMAQNKALLFEGANACLLDIDHGTYPYVTSSNCSTLGIPAGTGVPCRHVQRVIGTMKAYTTRVGAGPFPTEELGPIGQRIRERGREYGTTTGRPRRCGWLDLVGVRYSVMLCGVTEIACMCLDVLSGLDEVKLCVGYRLPDGTTTDRFFPDAERLTRVHPIFETLPGWREEIVDATDRGALPANARRYLERIEQVVGVPIAIVSVGPERKQTLVAV; this is encoded by the coding sequence ATGGCTTCCGCTTCGTCCCACGTCGCCCGATCGCCTCATCGCTCGCAAGTCACCTCTGACCATCGGCACACGGCCGTGGTCGGCCTGCAGTGGGGCGACGAGGGAAAGGGCAAGATCGTCGATCTGCTCACCGCCGACCACGACGTGATCGTGCGATACAACGGCGGCGCCAACGCGGGGCACACCGTGGTCGTGGGCGACCAGAAGTACGCCATGCACCTCCTGCCCTCGGGGGCGCTCAACGCCGACAAGATCAGCGTCATCGGCAACGGGGTGGTGGTGGACCCGGAGAAGCTGCTGGAGGAGATCGACCGGCTCCGCGCCCGCGGCATCGAGGTGGGGCGCAACCTGTGCGTGTCGGATCGCGCTCATGTGGTCATGCCCTACCACAAGCAGCACGACGCCGCGCTCGAGCAGGTGCTCACCGGCGCGGTCAAGGGCGGGGCTGACGACCTCTCCATCGGCACCACGCGACGGGGCATCGGACCGGCCTACGCCGACAAGGTTCATCGCTCGACCAGCATCCGCATGGGCGATCTGCTCGACCGCGCCCTGCTGCAGCGAAAACTCAACCTGATCTGCCGGCTTCGCACCGAGGAGCTCAAGGCCCTGGGCGTCGACGCCCCACCGCTCGACCCCGACGAACTCACCCGCACCTACGCGGCGTTCGGGCAGCGGCTGGCGATGCACATCACGGACACCACCTACCTGCTGCACGACCTGATGGCCCAGAACAAGGCCCTGCTCTTCGAGGGGGCCAACGCCTGCCTGCTGGACATCGACCACGGAACCTACCCCTACGTCACCAGCTCCAACTGCTCCACGCTGGGCATTCCAGCGGGCACCGGCGTGCCATGCCGCCACGTGCAGCGCGTCATCGGCACCATGAAGGCCTACACCACGCGCGTCGGCGCCGGACCATTCCCAACCGAGGAGCTCGGACCCATTGGACAGCGCATCCGCGAACGCGGACGCGAGTACGGCACCACCACAGGCCGGCCCCGGCGCTGCGGATGGCTGGACCTGGTGGGCGTTCGCTACTCCGTCATGCTCTGCGGCGTCACCGAAATCGCCTGCATGTGCCTCGACGTGCTCTCCGGGCTGGATGAGGTGAAACTCTGCGTCGGCTACCGGCTGCCTGACGGCACGACGACGGATCGCTTCTTCCCGGACGCGGAACGCCTCACGCGCGTGCATCCGATCTTTGAAACGCTGCCCGGCTGGCGCGAGGAGATCGTGGACGCCACCGACCGCGGCGCCCTGCCAGCCAACGCCCGACGCTACCTGGAGCGCATCGAGCAGGTGGTGGGCGTCCCCATCGCCATCGTCAGCGTCGGGCCGGAGCGCAAGCAGACGCTGGTGGCCGTCTGA
- a CDS encoding Tad domain-containing protein has protein sequence MTMRTQASRTAHAARRAAERRGNVLVLVAGILVLLVIVGASYLSRTRAERVAAGAVRSVSFDDNRHRVIGDDIARQISEALFPRPVNPLATNPFDPNVPRLGIEPFAARFGIDRDANGDGVPDYPWNAVPYHTYPWTNWPDAMVDLANNTAPRMDDLPGNPGTNDARWLSSTEPERRLFPAPNTVGFGGADGNPDTPDHVEHFTHWLHMANPMRPDNGWVFVPDIANIEFSTNAFISGSAPYATQFGPWGTPIEQWNSATRPNSLAPLLPITFNTARGKNYYPGDANWQLLWANWLRFYDFTARDMRPPGIPGNYFRLADCYFGGQDLAHEIGERPQDEFAGPGVLAGFPNGAPRYNISRILADADGDGWTDSYWFLAPASGNDDLRTLVAMRVVDASSMLNLNVATQFVRRDDASLNPVQVGTKGHTPADLALFEHRFDTISGVGFLNNPENSESVFPDGGLANGDVRSPWGNKQVVFQGVARWEGGVFTVLGETGLSSTILRNPYGRMDYWRRAGLNPYDPALPSGLFTASFTPWSVADELELRMYHASNTPWVGTRLEKTLTNEVTGTTNQIIRASLAAEESSEYIDQLDVREVGAPGSGIFFDEMLHDNRHRLTTYSGARNETSPPWMWWEYRWTNPNLGPPPALSNFLAQQRLKLDLREPLINPLTLPAGAFVMPRRLPWLLYTALTEGPGLSNPPAGPAAYYDDFNNVLNFDAAETSPNRHAASARLAAGLAANMLQWRDADIAYVSLEDDAVRVPLVAGNGVANDFGTYHSTHRFLGMEMQPFLVEAFVAHVYEWRGRTAATAHPGGLNGPIAPGNRVIGSNSNQHTIVVVQIGNPYERRLPLEDFIIRVYGQDFPLSLDPNLYLEPGETRTYWSIGRDVAGFKDALDIEDALLPRAFVEVPTQWSRTRAVYDAGNVERAVEIFRRVTNVGNNNARVLIDRMDIRAEAADPFRDFGFGESIRDLGTSTLRPTDLDTVEPLPGVQWNVLVVQSNENRWIQYARASRDMDRDINGNGLKDDDEKNPRYVFAVREVRTEQDGYFFDTSATAHDWLIRNSSKITRFLPLDPNTGAALIAVNNNYANNPNVVWDKNVNLNEGTGVDEFIDLDFAMQMLQKDGDFEQVGEILNVFTYGHLLRFTNGLNTLDTSGADAGTIKTFSEFMIDGKLTGMDRRVNRLRLEPTLVTFWDQQIRHSGVVGVGDPNNAGDLRHGFPALPAGVRVFDALVCDAEGFNAYLFDINGNATAGDAEDLELQRFRNAAAYTGRLTAGLININTASREVMRAMPHAYRFLHATNLDDGGVNMPHLDPTVDYGVGRTRFVEAIEAYRDRLGNYVTAGPLDDPLPKYAGRGQRATSNIPNPRLNDTRGERGIVSVGEVGLLREPGRINTGNAVIDARWNQSFSIEYGGMNPLRNPAFPDAVVDMDVSTDAHLVKSFDPNTNVLVLDEVARDMEEANLLHAGISNLITTRSDVFVVYYRVRTVRRDPSTGVWNGLNPEFIVSDKRYVMLVDRSNVNRPSDSPKILFFEEVPN, from the coding sequence ATGACCATGCGAACCCAGGCCTCCCGCACCGCACACGCCGCCCGCCGCGCCGCGGAGCGACGTGGCAACGTGCTGGTGCTCGTGGCGGGGATTCTCGTGCTCCTGGTGATCGTGGGCGCCTCGTACCTCTCGCGCACGCGGGCGGAGCGCGTCGCCGCCGGCGCGGTGCGCAGCGTCAGTTTCGATGACAACCGTCACCGGGTGATCGGCGACGACATCGCCCGCCAGATCAGCGAGGCGCTCTTCCCGCGCCCGGTCAATCCGCTGGCGACCAACCCCTTTGATCCCAACGTCCCCCGGCTGGGAATCGAGCCCTTCGCCGCCCGCTTCGGCATCGACCGCGACGCCAACGGTGACGGTGTGCCCGACTACCCGTGGAACGCGGTTCCTTACCACACCTATCCGTGGACCAACTGGCCCGACGCCATGGTCGATCTGGCCAACAACACCGCGCCGCGCATGGATGACCTGCCCGGCAACCCCGGCACCAACGACGCCCGCTGGCTCTCCAGCACCGAGCCGGAGCGGCGGCTCTTCCCCGCCCCCAACACCGTCGGGTTCGGAGGGGCGGATGGCAACCCGGACACGCCCGACCACGTGGAGCATTTCACCCACTGGCTCCACATGGCCAACCCCATGCGGCCCGACAACGGCTGGGTGTTCGTACCCGACATCGCCAACATCGAGTTCTCCACCAACGCCTTCATCTCCGGCTCCGCTCCGTACGCGACCCAGTTCGGCCCGTGGGGCACGCCCATCGAGCAGTGGAACAGCGCCACGCGGCCCAACTCGCTCGCGCCGCTGCTGCCTATCACCTTCAACACCGCGCGCGGCAAGAACTACTACCCCGGCGACGCCAACTGGCAGCTGCTGTGGGCCAACTGGCTGCGGTTCTATGACTTCACCGCCCGCGACATGCGCCCGCCCGGCATTCCCGGCAACTACTTCCGCCTGGCCGACTGCTATTTCGGCGGCCAGGATCTGGCCCACGAGATCGGCGAGCGTCCCCAGGATGAATTCGCCGGGCCCGGCGTGCTGGCGGGCTTCCCCAACGGTGCGCCGCGATACAACATCAGCCGCATCCTGGCCGATGCGGATGGCGACGGCTGGACCGATTCCTACTGGTTCCTCGCGCCCGCCTCGGGCAACGACGACCTGCGCACGCTGGTGGCCATGCGGGTCGTGGACGCCAGTTCCATGCTCAACCTGAACGTGGCGACGCAGTTCGTCCGACGCGACGACGCGTCGCTCAACCCCGTTCAGGTGGGCACCAAGGGACACACCCCCGCCGACCTGGCGCTCTTCGAGCACCGCTTCGACACCATCTCCGGCGTCGGATTCCTGAACAATCCGGAGAACTCGGAATCGGTCTTCCCCGACGGCGGGCTGGCCAACGGCGATGTGCGAAGCCCGTGGGGGAACAAGCAGGTCGTCTTCCAGGGCGTTGCACGCTGGGAAGGCGGCGTCTTCACGGTTCTGGGCGAAACCGGGTTGAGCTCAACCATTCTGCGAAATCCCTACGGTCGCATGGACTACTGGCGCCGCGCCGGTCTGAACCCCTACGACCCCGCGCTTCCGTCCGGGCTTTTCACGGCGTCCTTCACGCCGTGGAGCGTCGCCGATGAACTCGAGCTGCGCATGTATCACGCCTCGAATACCCCCTGGGTCGGCACCCGCCTGGAGAAGACGCTCACGAATGAAGTGACCGGCACCACCAACCAGATCATCCGGGCCTCGCTGGCGGCGGAAGAGTCGTCGGAGTACATCGACCAGCTCGATGTGCGCGAAGTCGGCGCGCCCGGCTCGGGCATCTTCTTCGATGAGATGCTGCACGACAACCGTCATCGCCTGACGACCTACAGCGGGGCGCGCAACGAGACCTCGCCGCCCTGGATGTGGTGGGAGTACCGCTGGACCAACCCGAACCTGGGGCCGCCTCCCGCGCTGTCGAACTTCCTGGCGCAGCAGCGCCTGAAACTGGACCTGCGCGAGCCGCTCATCAACCCGCTCACGCTGCCTGCGGGCGCCTTCGTCATGCCCCGCCGCCTGCCGTGGCTGCTCTACACGGCCTTGACGGAAGGCCCCGGGCTTTCCAACCCGCCAGCGGGTCCGGCGGCGTACTACGACGACTTCAACAACGTGCTGAACTTCGACGCCGCGGAAACCTCCCCCAACCGGCATGCGGCCAGCGCGCGCCTGGCGGCGGGGCTGGCGGCGAACATGCTGCAGTGGCGCGACGCCGACATCGCCTACGTGTCCCTCGAGGACGACGCCGTGCGCGTCCCGCTGGTGGCTGGCAACGGCGTCGCCAACGACTTCGGCACCTATCACTCCACGCACCGCTTCCTGGGCATGGAGATGCAGCCCTTCCTGGTGGAGGCCTTCGTCGCTCACGTCTACGAGTGGCGCGGCCGGACGGCGGCGACGGCCCACCCCGGCGGGCTCAACGGGCCCATTGCGCCGGGGAACCGCGTGATCGGGTCCAACTCCAACCAGCACACGATCGTGGTGGTGCAGATCGGCAACCCGTACGAGCGTCGGCTGCCGCTGGAGGACTTCATCATCCGCGTCTACGGGCAGGATTTCCCCCTGTCGCTTGACCCCAACCTCTACCTCGAGCCGGGGGAAACCCGCACCTACTGGTCCATCGGGCGCGACGTGGCGGGGTTCAAGGACGCTCTGGACATCGAGGACGCACTGCTTCCCCGCGCCTTCGTGGAAGTGCCCACGCAGTGGTCGCGGACCCGCGCCGTGTACGACGCCGGCAACGTGGAACGCGCCGTGGAGATCTTCCGTCGCGTCACCAACGTCGGCAATAACAACGCGCGGGTGCTGATCGACCGGATGGACATCCGGGCCGAGGCCGCCGATCCGTTCCGCGACTTCGGGTTCGGCGAGTCGATCCGCGATCTGGGCACGTCCACGCTTCGGCCGACCGATCTTGACACGGTCGAGCCGCTGCCCGGCGTGCAGTGGAACGTGCTGGTGGTTCAGAGCAACGAGAACCGCTGGATTCAGTACGCCCGCGCCTCGCGCGACATGGACCGCGACATCAACGGCAACGGCCTGAAGGATGATGACGAGAAGAACCCGCGATACGTCTTCGCCGTGCGCGAGGTGCGCACCGAGCAGGACGGCTACTTCTTTGATACGTCCGCCACAGCCCATGACTGGCTGATCCGGAACAGCAGCAAGATCACGCGATTCCTGCCGCTGGACCCGAACACCGGCGCTGCGCTCATCGCGGTGAACAACAACTACGCCAACAATCCCAACGTGGTGTGGGACAAGAACGTCAACCTGAATGAAGGCACCGGCGTCGATGAGTTCATCGACCTCGACTTCGCCATGCAGATGCTGCAGAAGGACGGCGATTTCGAGCAGGTGGGCGAGATTCTCAACGTCTTCACCTACGGCCACCTGCTGCGCTTCACCAACGGGCTGAACACGCTGGATACATCCGGCGCCGACGCGGGCACCATCAAGACGTTCTCCGAGTTCATGATCGACGGCAAGCTGACCGGCATGGATCGGCGCGTCAACCGCCTGCGGCTGGAGCCCACGCTTGTGACGTTCTGGGATCAGCAGATCCGCCACAGCGGCGTGGTCGGCGTGGGGGATCCCAACAACGCCGGCGACCTGCGGCATGGCTTCCCCGCCCTGCCCGCGGGCGTGCGCGTGTTCGACGCCCTGGTCTGCGACGCCGAGGGCTTCAACGCCTACCTGTTCGACATCAACGGCAACGCCACCGCGGGCGACGCGGAGGATCTCGAACTGCAGCGCTTCCGCAACGCCGCCGCGTACACGGGCCGGCTCACCGCGGGGCTGATCAACATCAACACCGCCTCGCGCGAGGTGATGCGCGCCATGCCGCACGCCTACCGCTTCCTGCACGCCACGAACCTGGACGACGGCGGCGTCAATATGCCGCACCTCGATCCCACCGTGGATTACGGCGTGGGGCGCACCCGGTTCGTGGAGGCCATCGAGGCCTACCGCGACCGCCTGGGCAACTACGTGACGGCCGGTCCGCTGGATGACCCCCTGCCCAAGTACGCGGGTCGGGGCCAGCGCGCCACCAGCAACATTCCCAACCCGCGGCTCAATGACACGCGCGGCGAGCGAGGCATCGTCAGCGTGGGCGAGGTCGGGCTGCTGCGCGAGCCGGGACGCATCAACACCGGCAACGCGGTCATCGACGCACGCTGGAACCAGAGTTTCTCCATCGAGTATGGCGGGATGAATCCGCTTCGCAATCCCGCCTTCCCCGACGCCGTCGTGGACATGGACGTCAGCACCGACGCCCACCTCGTCAAGTCCTTCGACCCCAACACCAACGTGCTGGTGCTGGATGAGGTGGCTCGCGACATGGAGGAGGCCAACCTGCTTCACGCCGGCATCTCCAACCTCATCACCACCCGCAGCGATGTGTTCGTGGTGTATTACCGCGTGCGCACGGTGCGGCGCGATCCGTCCACCGGCGTCTGGAACGGGTTGAATCCGGAGTTCATCGTCAGCGACAAGCGATATGTGATGCTGGTCGATCGCTCCAACGTCAACCGGCCCAGCGATTCACCGAAGATTCTGTTCTTCGAGGAGGTTCCCAACTGA